One bacterium genomic window carries:
- a CDS encoding uroporphyrinogen-III synthase → MKNPSGNLPLDGIRVLVTRAWSQSADMVSRLESKGARVRVVPAVHMEPEADPAGIRQALSDPGGADHLLFTSVNGVEFFLKFLENERAGSGAHIGDLPPAMCVGSKTALAWERAGGKVSLVPERYTAQGLLEMLPSDLSGQRFLLFRPREVTTPLGELIEARGGIVREVILYRTVVPEEGAAALKTALAEGLDVVTFASPSAVKGTVELLGKVEGEKWKKILDLPALCIGPTTAEAAREAGFTNIHFPAEHTGGGMVEMLTRLLGSS, encoded by the coding sequence ATGAAAAACCCGAGCGGAAATCTGCCCCTCGATGGGATCAGAGTGCTGGTGACGCGGGCCTGGTCCCAGTCCGCTGACATGGTCAGCAGGCTCGAATCGAAGGGCGCGCGGGTCCGGGTGGTCCCCGCGGTGCACATGGAGCCGGAAGCCGACCCTGCAGGGATAAGACAGGCCCTGAGCGACCCCGGCGGCGCCGATCACCTCCTTTTCACTTCGGTCAACGGGGTGGAATTCTTCCTGAAATTCCTGGAAAATGAACGGGCAGGATCCGGGGCGCACATTGGTGACCTGCCCCCGGCAATGTGCGTGGGATCGAAAACCGCCCTGGCCTGGGAAAGAGCCGGCGGGAAGGTGTCCCTGGTGCCGGAGCGGTACACGGCCCAGGGCCTCCTGGAGATGCTCCCTTCTGACCTTTCGGGGCAGCGTTTTTTACTGTTCAGGCCCCGGGAGGTGACGACTCCCCTGGGTGAGCTGATCGAGGCCCGGGGGGGCATTGTGCGGGAGGTTATCCTTTATCGCACGGTGGTTCCCGAAGAGGGGGCCGCCGCGTTAAAAACAGCGCTGGCCGAAGGGCTGGACGTGGTCACCTTCGCCAGCCCCTCGGCGGTAAAAGGAACGGTAGAGCTGCTGGGGAAAGTGGAAGGTGAAAAGTGGAAAAAGATCTTAGACCTGCCGGCTCTGTGTATCGGGCCAACGACTGCTGAGGCTGCCCGTGAGGCCGGGTTCACCAACATCCATTTCCCCGCCGAGCACACCGGCGGGGGAATGGTCGAAATGCTTACCAGACTGCTTGGTAGCAGCTGA